From a region of the Hymenobacter jejuensis genome:
- a CDS encoding glycoside hydrolase family 43 protein, with the protein MIQPYRLYILAFFAAFLAPELSSAQTPSASLSKVWVPDLGNGTYKNPVLYADYSDPDVVRVGSDYYLISSSFNAVPGLQLLHSKDLVNWSIIGAAFTKQLPLARYNEVQHGNGVWAPAIRYHKGQFYIYYPDPDLGIFVTRAKNPAGPWETPVLVKEAKGWIDPCPLWDEDGKAYLVHGFAGSRAGIKSIIAVSPMSPDGLRLIGDDALVFDGHGKHPTIEGPKFYKRNGYYYIFAPGGGVPTGWQVVMRSKNVFGPYEDRIVMDQGKTPTNGPHQGAWVDTPSGENWFMHFQDQGPYGRVVHLQPMIWKNDWPVIGEDPDGDGKGQPVLTHHKPATKGHAQPLATPATSDEFSSNTLGLQWQWHANPQDYWAYLNGPQGFLRLYSVMLPEGFKNFWQVPNLLLQKLPAEVFTATTKLTFTPRVEGEKVGLIMMGMDYAYVAVTNQGGKLELSQTVCQNADKQAPEITTAPIAVPQAEQPLYLRVAVKPGAKCQFSYSFDGQSFQPIGADFQAREGRWIGAKIGLFCTRSTKFNDSGNADIDWFRIE; encoded by the coding sequence ATGATTCAGCCCTACCGACTTTATATACTCGCTTTCTTTGCTGCTTTTCTAGCGCCGGAACTGTCATCGGCGCAAACGCCAAGTGCGTCGTTATCAAAAGTTTGGGTGCCGGATCTGGGCAACGGAACCTACAAAAACCCAGTGCTTTACGCCGACTACTCCGACCCGGATGTAGTGCGCGTTGGCTCCGATTATTACCTAATTTCTTCCAGCTTCAATGCCGTGCCGGGCTTGCAGCTTCTGCACTCTAAAGACTTGGTCAACTGGTCGATAATAGGAGCGGCGTTTACCAAGCAGTTGCCTCTGGCGCGCTACAATGAGGTGCAACACGGCAACGGCGTGTGGGCGCCGGCCATTCGGTACCACAAAGGTCAGTTCTACATCTATTACCCCGATCCGGACTTGGGAATATTCGTGACGCGCGCTAAAAACCCAGCCGGACCGTGGGAAACTCCCGTGTTGGTAAAGGAAGCCAAAGGCTGGATCGACCCCTGTCCGCTTTGGGATGAGGACGGCAAAGCGTACCTCGTACATGGTTTTGCCGGTTCTCGCGCGGGCATCAAAAGCATTATTGCCGTGAGCCCCATGAGCCCCGACGGTCTGCGCCTTATCGGAGACGACGCGCTGGTATTCGATGGCCACGGTAAACACCCAACGATCGAAGGACCAAAGTTTTACAAACGCAACGGCTACTACTACATCTTCGCACCGGGCGGCGGCGTGCCGACCGGTTGGCAGGTAGTGATGCGCTCCAAAAACGTGTTTGGCCCCTACGAAGACCGCATCGTGATGGACCAAGGCAAAACGCCCACCAACGGCCCGCACCAAGGCGCCTGGGTGGATACGCCCAGCGGCGAAAACTGGTTTATGCACTTCCAAGATCAAGGCCCTTATGGCCGCGTAGTGCATTTGCAGCCCATGATCTGGAAAAACGACTGGCCTGTGATTGGCGAAGACCCCGATGGCGACGGAAAAGGCCAACCTGTGCTCACGCACCACAAACCCGCCACAAAAGGCCACGCCCAGCCGCTGGCCACGCCAGCCACCTCCGACGAATTCAGCAGCAACACGTTGGGGCTGCAATGGCAATGGCACGCCAATCCGCAGGATTACTGGGCGTATCTCAATGGGCCACAAGGTTTTCTGCGCCTCTACTCGGTGATGTTGCCTGAAGGCTTCAAAAACTTCTGGCAAGTACCTAATCTATTGCTGCAAAAGCTTCCTGCTGAGGTATTTACGGCCACCACCAAGCTTACTTTTACGCCGCGCGTTGAGGGCGAAAAAGTCGGCCTGATTATGATGGGTATGGACTACGCGTATGTGGCCGTGACCAACCAAGGCGGCAAGCTTGAACTAAGCCAAACCGTCTGCCAGAATGCAGATAAGCAAGCGCCGGAAATCACTACCGCCCCCATTGCCGTACCGCAGGCCGAGCAGCCGCTCTATCTGCGCGTAGCGGTGAAGCCCGGCGCCAAATGCCAGTTCAGCTATAGTTTTGACGGACAAAGCTTTCAACCCATTGGCGCTGATTTTCAGGCGCGTGAAGGCCGATGGATAGGAGCGAAGATTGGGCTGTTCTGTACCCGCAGCACCAAGTTCAACGACTCGGGCAATGCCGACATTGATTGGTTTCGAATTGAATAA
- a CDS encoding pectinesterase family protein — protein sequence MRLLPLLLAFGLLLPAPLVHAQAVSASSRTNPPITHLTVAQDGSGDYKTIQEAVNAVPNQSLVPITIEVKKGTYREKLVVPSPKTHIVLVGEDKNTTVITYDDHSGANGIDTFSSHSVLVQANDFAAENITFENTAGYTAGQAVALHVEGDRCSFRNCRIVGNQDVLLLATDNSRQYYRDCYIEGTTDFIFGASTAVFDRCTVHSKKNSFITAASTTPQQKFGFVFLNCKLTADTTLAQKVYLGRPWRPYAKVVYINTEMGNHITPAGWENWRNPANEKTAYYAEYKSFGPGGNVKSRVAWSHQLTKKEAKQYTLKNIFGGQVPWNPMEESK from the coding sequence ATGCGCCTACTTCCTCTGCTATTAGCTTTCGGCCTGCTGCTGCCCGCGCCACTCGTCCACGCCCAAGCAGTTTCCGCGTCTTCACGAACAAACCCGCCGATCACGCACCTGACCGTGGCCCAAGACGGCTCTGGTGATTACAAAACCATACAGGAAGCGGTAAACGCCGTGCCCAATCAATCGCTGGTTCCGATCACCATTGAGGTTAAAAAGGGTACTTACCGCGAAAAACTCGTGGTGCCGAGCCCCAAAACGCATATTGTGTTGGTGGGAGAGGACAAGAACACCACCGTCATCACCTACGACGACCACTCAGGTGCCAACGGCATTGATACCTTCTCGTCGCATTCGGTGCTGGTGCAGGCCAATGATTTCGCTGCCGAAAACATCACGTTTGAAAACACTGCGGGTTACACGGCCGGGCAAGCCGTCGCCTTGCATGTGGAAGGCGATCGGTGCTCTTTCCGCAACTGCCGAATCGTGGGCAACCAAGATGTGCTGTTACTGGCTACCGACAACAGCCGACAATATTACCGCGACTGCTACATCGAAGGCACAACCGATTTCATCTTTGGGGCATCCACCGCTGTTTTCGATCGTTGCACGGTACACAGCAAGAAAAACTCCTTCATTACGGCTGCCTCAACCACGCCGCAACAGAAGTTTGGCTTCGTATTCCTGAACTGCAAGCTCACCGCCGACACTACCCTGGCCCAGAAGGTATATCTCGGGCGGCCTTGGCGCCCCTACGCGAAAGTGGTGTACATCAATACCGAAATGGGTAACCACATCACGCCGGCGGGCTGGGAAAACTGGCGTAACCCAGCGAATGAAAAGACAGCCTACTACGCTGAGTACAAGTCGTTTGGGCCAGGAGGTAATGTCAAAAGCCGCGTGGCATGGTCGCACCAACTCACAAAAAAGGAAGCCAAGCAGTACACACTCAAAAATATCTTCGGTGGTCAAGTCCCGTGGAATCCGATGGAAGAAAGTAAGTAA
- a CDS encoding pectinesterase family protein: protein MKKTLALFCLSWLLLGRAFGYDFVVAQDGSGQFRTVQEAFNAVPDFRKKVTTIFIKKGTYKEKLILAGSKNFVKIIGEDLNQTVLTYDDYNQKKNIFGEDKGTSGSSSIYIYGGDFSAENITFQNSSGPVGQAVAVWVAGDKARFKNCRFLGFQDTLYTFGYGSRQYYKNCYIEGTTDFIFGSSTAFFEDCTIFCKKGGSFVTAASTPDSVRYGYVFKNCKITGETPAASYYLGRPWRPYAKTVYLNCELGDLIKPEGWDPWGSESNKKTAYYAEYQSKGKGAAPKQRVPWSHQLTAAEAEQYSRDKVLRNWNPTLD, encoded by the coding sequence ATGAAAAAAACACTAGCACTCTTCTGCCTGAGTTGGCTGCTGCTTGGCCGCGCCTTCGGTTATGATTTCGTTGTGGCGCAGGACGGCAGCGGGCAGTTTCGCACCGTGCAGGAAGCCTTCAACGCGGTGCCCGATTTTCGGAAGAAAGTCACGACTATCTTCATCAAAAAAGGCACTTACAAGGAAAAGCTCATCCTGGCCGGATCGAAGAATTTCGTCAAAATCATCGGCGAAGACCTGAACCAAACCGTGCTGACGTACGACGACTACAACCAGAAGAAAAACATCTTCGGTGAAGACAAGGGCACGTCGGGCTCGTCGAGTATTTACATCTACGGCGGCGATTTTTCGGCCGAAAACATCACCTTCCAGAACAGTTCGGGGCCGGTGGGGCAAGCGGTGGCCGTGTGGGTGGCCGGCGACAAGGCCCGGTTTAAAAACTGCCGCTTCCTGGGCTTTCAGGATACGCTGTATACTTTCGGCTACGGCAGTCGCCAGTACTATAAAAACTGCTACATCGAGGGCACAACCGATTTTATTTTCGGCTCATCGACGGCGTTTTTTGAGGACTGCACCATTTTCTGCAAGAAAGGCGGCTCCTTCGTGACGGCCGCTTCCACGCCCGACAGCGTGCGGTACGGCTACGTATTCAAGAATTGCAAAATCACCGGCGAAACGCCCGCCGCCAGCTATTACCTCGGCCGACCGTGGCGGCCTTACGCCAAAACGGTGTACCTCAACTGCGAGCTCGGCGACCTGATCAAGCCCGAAGGCTGGGACCCCTGGGGCAGCGAAAGCAACAAAAAGACGGCCTATTATGCTGAGTATCAAAGCAAAGGCAAAGGTGCCGCTCCCAAACAGCGCGTACCGTGGTCGCATCAGCTCACGGCTGCCGAAGCCGAGCAGTACAGCCGCGACAAGGTTCTGCGCAACTGGAATCCTACGCTAGACTAG
- a CDS encoding rhamnogalacturonan acetylesterase gives MLIRILKNAWPVALLLLLAFVQAPPKKIRLYLIGDSTMANKIKQTFPETGWGMPLGTFFDSTVVIDNRAQNGRSTRTFLAENRWQPVVDALQEGDYVFIQFGHNDEAENYPDRYTPPADYRKNLIKFVTETQRRKANPVLLTPITRRKFDKDGHIMETHVAYSAVTVEVARQYKVPLIDLDKMSRELVQQFGVENSKLLYMQLAPGDHPNYPLGRNDNTHFTELGARKMAQLAVNEIKAQRLPLAERIAKPLPKNAVPPPAGKDAQPTTP, from the coding sequence ATGCTGATCAGAATCTTGAAGAATGCTTGGCCAGTTGCCTTGCTACTCTTGCTGGCCTTTGTTCAGGCGCCGCCCAAGAAGATCAGGCTTTATCTGATTGGCGACTCGACGATGGCCAACAAGATCAAGCAAACTTTCCCGGAAACGGGTTGGGGCATGCCGTTGGGCACCTTTTTCGACTCGACAGTAGTAATCGACAACCGCGCCCAGAACGGGCGGAGCACCCGCACCTTTCTGGCCGAAAACCGCTGGCAACCCGTTGTGGATGCTTTGCAGGAAGGGGATTACGTGTTCATCCAATTTGGCCACAACGACGAAGCCGAAAACTACCCCGACCGCTACACGCCGCCGGCCGACTACCGCAAAAACCTGATCAAATTCGTGACCGAAACGCAGCGCAGAAAGGCCAATCCGGTATTGCTCACGCCAATTACGCGCCGCAAATTTGACAAGGACGGGCACATTATGGAAACCCACGTTGCCTATTCGGCCGTGACTGTGGAGGTTGCCCGGCAGTATAAGGTGCCGCTGATCGACCTCGACAAAATGAGCCGCGAACTGGTGCAGCAATTTGGCGTCGAAAACTCCAAGCTGCTGTATATGCAGCTTGCGCCCGGCGATCATCCTAACTATCCGCTGGGCCGGAACGACAACACGCATTTTACCGAGCTGGGCGCTCGCAAAATGGCGCAACTTGCTGTAAATGAAATAAAAGCGCAACGCTTGCCTTTGGCTGAGCGCATTGCCAAGCCCCTACCCAAAAATGCGGTGCCACCGCCCGCTGGCAAGGACGCGCAACCAACTACCCCATGA
- a CDS encoding rhamnogalacturonan acetylesterase, producing the protein MLMGFTASPPAKIKVYLIGDSTMANKEVKAFPETGWGMPFAVFFDETVTVDNRAQNGRSTKSFIAENRWQPVAYDLKPGDYVLIQFGHNDEVPTKATYTPEADFKANLVRFITETRSKKATPILITPVARRKFDAAGKIEETHAAYAGLVRTVAQANNVPLIDLDKESQEMLQQFGVENSKLLFNHLAPGEHPNYPDGREDNTHFSELGARKMAELVLADIRNLKLELADRIVRREVKTTVDPQAR; encoded by the coding sequence ATGCTGATGGGTTTTACGGCCTCGCCTCCGGCCAAAATCAAGGTGTACCTGATTGGCGATTCTACGATGGCGAATAAAGAAGTGAAAGCCTTTCCCGAAACAGGGTGGGGGATGCCGTTCGCCGTGTTTTTCGACGAGACCGTGACCGTTGATAACCGCGCCCAGAATGGCCGCAGTACCAAAAGCTTCATCGCCGAAAACCGTTGGCAGCCAGTTGCTTATGACCTGAAACCCGGCGACTACGTGCTGATTCAGTTTGGCCACAACGACGAGGTGCCGACTAAAGCCACATACACGCCTGAGGCCGATTTCAAAGCCAATTTGGTGCGCTTTATCACGGAAACCCGCAGCAAAAAAGCTACGCCTATCCTGATTACGCCCGTAGCGCGCCGCAAATTCGACGCGGCCGGCAAAATTGAAGAAACGCATGCCGCGTACGCGGGCCTTGTGCGTACCGTCGCGCAGGCCAACAATGTGCCGCTGATTGATCTGGACAAGGAAAGCCAGGAGATGCTCCAGCAATTTGGTGTCGAAAATTCCAAGCTGCTGTTCAACCATCTGGCGCCGGGCGAGCACCCCAACTACCCCGACGGGCGTGAAGACAATACGCATTTCAGCGAGCTAGGCGCCCGCAAAATGGCCGAGCTGGTGCTGGCCGATATTCGGAACCTGAAGCTGGAATTGGCCGATCGCATCGTGCGACGCGAAGTGAAAACCACCGTTGACCCGCAGGCGCGCTAA
- a CDS encoding sodium:solute symporter family transporter, translating to MNQLATADYVVFLVYFLIVSTYGIWIYRRKLAHAGPQDSKDYFLAEGSLTWWAIGSSLIASNISAEQMVGMAGSGFKMGLAIATYEWMASITLIIVAVFFIPIYLKNHIFTMPQFLNQRYNSTVAMIMAIFWLMLYVVVNLTSILYLGAIAINSVSGISITACMYGLAIFAIFITLGGMRVIGFTDVIQVFFLILGGLATTYLALNLVAEHQGSSGVLNGLAIMKTAANDHLHMIFDRSNPNYMDLPGLTVLVGGMWIVNLNYWGCNQYITQRALGADLPTARFGLLFAAFLKLLMPVIVVLPGIAAFVLYKQNLFQTEMMQGGEINPDRAYPVLLNLLPVGLKGLSFAALTAAVVASLAGKANSIATIFTLDIYKKVINPEANEQRLVIVGKIAVVVAMILGVIIAPHLGIDKKGGFQYIQEYTGFVSPGIFAMFILGFFWKKTTANAALFATIGGFLLSVVLKFLPGFADLSFLAPFGFSIKNPEGVYEIPFLDRMGFVFVFCIIAMIIISLIENSQGKKTKGLEIDRSMFKTSRGFAIGSMIIFAVITALYTVFW from the coding sequence ATGAACCAGCTCGCCACAGCGGATTACGTTGTTTTTCTAGTCTATTTCCTGATCGTATCGACGTACGGAATCTGGATTTATAGGCGCAAACTGGCCCACGCCGGCCCCCAAGATTCCAAAGATTACTTTCTCGCGGAAGGTTCGCTGACGTGGTGGGCCATCGGGTCTTCCCTGATCGCCTCCAACATCTCGGCCGAGCAAATGGTCGGTATGGCCGGCTCGGGTTTCAAAATGGGTCTGGCCATTGCCACCTACGAATGGATGGCCTCCATTACCCTCATTATTGTGGCCGTGTTCTTCATCCCGATCTACCTGAAGAACCACATTTTCACGATGCCGCAGTTCCTTAATCAGCGCTACAACAGCACTGTAGCCATGATTATGGCCATTTTCTGGCTGATGCTGTATGTGGTCGTAAACCTGACTTCTATCCTGTACCTGGGCGCCATCGCCATCAACAGCGTATCGGGCATCAGCATCACAGCCTGCATGTACGGGCTGGCCATCTTCGCCATCTTCATTACCCTGGGCGGTATGCGGGTAATTGGTTTTACGGACGTAATTCAGGTGTTCTTTCTGATTCTGGGTGGTCTGGCTACTACGTATTTGGCCTTGAATCTGGTGGCTGAGCACCAAGGCTCTTCGGGTGTGTTGAATGGACTAGCCATCATGAAGACGGCGGCCAACGACCACTTGCACATGATCTTCGATCGGTCGAACCCCAACTACATGGACTTGCCGGGCCTGACTGTGCTCGTCGGCGGTATGTGGATTGTAAACCTCAACTATTGGGGCTGTAACCAATACATCACGCAGCGTGCTCTGGGTGCTGACTTGCCCACGGCCCGTTTTGGCCTGCTATTCGCCGCTTTCCTGAAGCTTTTGATGCCCGTTATCGTGGTGCTGCCGGGTATTGCAGCGTTCGTACTCTACAAGCAGAACCTGTTCCAAACCGAGATGATGCAGGGCGGCGAAATCAACCCCGACCGCGCGTATCCGGTGCTGCTCAACTTGTTGCCGGTAGGTCTGAAAGGCTTGTCTTTCGCCGCTCTGACGGCTGCCGTAGTAGCTTCGCTGGCGGGTAAGGCCAACAGTATCGCTACCATTTTCACGCTCGACATCTACAAGAAGGTAATCAACCCGGAAGCCAACGAGCAGCGCCTCGTAATCGTCGGAAAAATTGCCGTAGTAGTGGCCATGATCCTGGGCGTTATCATCGCTCCTCACTTGGGCATCGACAAAAAAGGCGGTTTCCAGTACATTCAGGAATACACAGGCTTCGTGTCGCCGGGTATATTTGCTATGTTCATCCTCGGTTTCTTCTGGAAGAAAACGACTGCTAACGCGGCCTTGTTTGCCACGATCGGGGGCTTCCTGCTGTCGGTAGTGCTGAAGTTCCTGCCGGGCTTTGCAGACCTGTCTTTCCTGGCGCCGTTCGGTTTCTCTATCAAGAACCCAGAAGGCGTGTACGAGATCCCGTTCCTCGACCGGATGGGCTTTGTGTTCGTTTTCTGCATCATTGCCATGATCATCATCAGCCTGATCGAGAACTCACAAGGCAAGAAAACCAAGGGCCTGGAAATCGATCGGAGCATGTTCAAAACCTCCCGCGGCTTTGCCATTGGCTCCATGATCATCTTTGCCGTCATCACGGCGCTGTATACCGTATTCTGGTAA
- a CDS encoding glycoside hydrolase family 88/105 protein, which yields MKKVFLSSGLLLSLLTASPELSAQQRPMSQRMADAFISWHPDSIMIGTRKTVRWDYEQGLMLKALERVWNRTGDGKYFTYITKDLDLFVQPDGTIRTYKLEDYNLDNLTTGHALLTLSQVSLPGNEKYQKAAQLLRKQLDGQPRTKAGGFWHKKIYPNQMWLDGLYMAEPFYAEYSKVFNQPQGFDDVAKQFALVEKNLVDPKTGLMYHGYDESREQKWANKQTGQSPNFWDRGMGWYAMALVDVLDYFPANHPQRAQLIKDVQRLAPVLAKYQDPKTGTWSLVVDQATRKGNYAEASGSSMFVYMLAKGVRMGYLDKKYMAVAQKGYDGLLKTFVATEADGGLAFNGTVSVGGLGGTPYRDGSFEYYLSEPLRKNDLKGVGPFILASTEMEIAAEQGVGKGKTVAVDNYFNHEVRKNPLSGQEETWHYTWDERTHGGFYFWGNQFRDLGAKTVMVPTAPTAASLKGVDVYIIVDPDSKKESPKPNFVQAADVKAVSDWVKAGGTLVLMANDTSNCEIPHFNELAKAFGMSFVPKSLNMVQGNQFEQGRVDIPAGNAIFKNTKAAYIKELAPISTQGTAKALVSKGSDIIMATAKVGKGTVFAVGDPWLYNEYTDGRKIPAVYQNFNAGKDLATWLLQQTGK from the coding sequence ATGAAAAAGGTATTTCTTTCCAGCGGCCTTCTGCTCAGCTTGCTGACGGCCAGCCCTGAGCTTTCGGCGCAGCAGCGGCCCATGTCGCAGCGCATGGCCGATGCCTTCATCTCGTGGCACCCCGATTCAATCATGATCGGCACGCGCAAAACGGTGCGTTGGGACTACGAGCAAGGGCTGATGCTGAAGGCGTTGGAGCGCGTTTGGAACCGCACCGGCGACGGCAAGTATTTCACCTATATCACGAAGGACTTGGACTTGTTTGTGCAGCCCGACGGCACCATTCGCACCTATAAACTGGAAGATTATAACCTCGACAACCTCACCACCGGCCACGCCCTGCTCACGCTCAGCCAGGTGTCGTTGCCGGGGAATGAAAAGTACCAGAAGGCAGCTCAGCTGCTGCGCAAACAGCTTGATGGTCAGCCGCGTACCAAAGCTGGCGGCTTCTGGCACAAGAAGATTTATCCCAACCAGATGTGGCTGGATGGCTTGTACATGGCCGAGCCGTTTTACGCCGAATACAGCAAGGTTTTCAATCAGCCGCAGGGCTTCGATGACGTAGCCAAACAGTTTGCGCTGGTCGAGAAAAACTTGGTCGACCCCAAAACCGGCCTGATGTACCACGGCTACGACGAAAGCCGTGAGCAGAAGTGGGCCAACAAGCAAACCGGGCAGTCGCCCAACTTCTGGGACCGCGGAATGGGCTGGTACGCGATGGCGCTGGTAGATGTGCTGGATTACTTCCCGGCCAATCATCCGCAGCGCGCCCAACTCATCAAGGATGTGCAGCGCCTGGCACCCGTGCTGGCGAAGTACCAAGACCCCAAAACCGGTACTTGGTCGTTGGTCGTGGACCAGGCCACGCGCAAGGGCAACTACGCCGAAGCTTCGGGCAGCAGCATGTTTGTGTACATGCTGGCCAAAGGTGTGCGTATGGGCTACCTCGACAAAAAATACATGGCCGTGGCCCAAAAAGGCTACGACGGCCTGCTGAAAACCTTCGTGGCAACCGAAGCCGATGGTGGGCTGGCCTTCAACGGCACCGTGAGTGTAGGCGGCCTCGGCGGCACCCCGTACCGCGATGGCAGCTTCGAATACTACCTCAGCGAGCCCCTGCGCAAGAACGACTTGAAGGGCGTGGGACCGTTCATATTGGCGAGCACCGAAATGGAAATCGCGGCCGAACAGGGCGTGGGCAAAGGCAAAACCGTAGCCGTGGATAACTATTTCAACCACGAGGTGCGCAAAAATCCGCTAAGCGGACAGGAGGAAACCTGGCACTACACCTGGGACGAGCGCACGCACGGCGGCTTCTACTTCTGGGGCAACCAGTTTCGTGATCTCGGCGCCAAAACCGTAATGGTGCCTACCGCGCCTACGGCGGCTTCTCTGAAAGGCGTGGACGTGTACATCATCGTAGACCCCGACTCCAAAAAGGAATCGCCCAAGCCTAATTTTGTGCAAGCGGCTGACGTAAAGGCCGTTAGCGATTGGGTAAAAGCCGGAGGGACCTTGGTATTGATGGCCAACGACACCTCTAACTGCGAGATTCCGCACTTCAACGAATTAGCCAAAGCTTTCGGAATGAGCTTCGTGCCCAAAAGCCTGAACATGGTGCAGGGCAATCAGTTTGAGCAAGGCCGCGTGGATATTCCGGCCGGCAATGCCATTTTCAAGAACACGAAAGCAGCTTATATCAAGGAGCTGGCACCTATAAGCACGCAGGGCACCGCTAAAGCGTTGGTTTCCAAGGGCAGCGACATCATTATGGCTACGGCGAAGGTGGGCAAAGGAACCGTCTTCGCTGTGGGTGACCCGTGGCTGTACAACGAGTATACCGACGGTCGAAAGATTCCGGCGGTGTATCAAAACTTCAATGCCGGTAAAGATCTGGCAACCTGGCTGCTGCAACAGACTGGGAAATAG
- a CDS encoding glycoside hydrolase family 28 protein, producing the protein MKTSLSSALLVLGGCFALTTASAGTTPNLPTVKVPEFRKDTVNITKFGAIPDGLTKNTAIQQAIDACSKAGGGVVLVPRGHWVTAGLEMRNNVNLHLAKGALVQFSDQHADYHLIKTSWEGVDAVRNQALIYGENLENIAVTGQGVFDGAGATWRAVKKSKLTETQWKRLVDGGGVVNDKKDTWYPSAQALKGSTITEAFYLKPGQDVKDFENIKDFLRPDMLVLAKSKRILLEGVTFQNSPAWSLHPLMSEDITVRNVTVLNPEYGQNTDAIDLESCKNGIIEGCSFDVGDDGICIKSGRDEQGRKRGMPTENFIIRDTKVYHAHGGFVIGSEMSGGARNLYVSNCTFMGTDVGLRFKAARGRGGVVENIFIDNIDMKDIVGQAIIFDMYYMAKDPVPLAGESTAPPVIKPEPLNEGTPQFRHIEIKNVTCNGAETGIMVRGLPEMPIKDISIENAVLQSKKGLLCIEAENIRLKNVTLLSTETKPVLEVQNSKDITLDNIHYTPGAELLMRITGDRAKNIKLVNTDRSKAKKELELGDKVSKKVLSLR; encoded by the coding sequence ATGAAAACTTCCCTTTCCTCTGCGTTGCTGGTCTTGGGCGGCTGCTTTGCCCTCACAACGGCTTCAGCGGGCACCACGCCTAATTTGCCTACCGTCAAGGTTCCGGAGTTCCGCAAGGATACTGTCAACATCACCAAGTTTGGCGCGATACCCGATGGCCTTACCAAAAACACCGCCATTCAGCAAGCCATTGATGCGTGCAGCAAAGCAGGCGGCGGAGTGGTATTGGTGCCGCGCGGCCATTGGGTGACCGCTGGCCTTGAGATGCGCAACAACGTGAACTTGCACCTGGCCAAAGGAGCGTTGGTACAGTTCAGTGATCAACACGCAGATTACCACCTGATTAAGACTAGCTGGGAGGGCGTAGATGCCGTGCGTAACCAAGCCCTGATCTACGGCGAAAACCTCGAAAACATCGCCGTTACAGGCCAAGGTGTATTCGATGGCGCTGGGGCAACGTGGCGGGCTGTGAAGAAGAGCAAGCTGACCGAAACGCAGTGGAAACGCTTGGTAGATGGCGGCGGCGTGGTGAACGACAAAAAAGACACTTGGTACCCGTCGGCACAGGCGCTGAAAGGCTCCACGATCACGGAGGCTTTCTACCTCAAGCCTGGGCAGGATGTGAAGGACTTTGAAAATATCAAGGATTTCCTGCGGCCCGATATGCTGGTTTTGGCCAAGAGCAAACGCATTCTGCTGGAAGGCGTGACGTTTCAGAACTCGCCGGCGTGGTCGTTGCATCCGCTTATGAGTGAGGACATTACGGTACGCAACGTAACCGTGCTCAACCCCGAATACGGGCAAAACACCGATGCCATCGACCTCGAGTCCTGCAAGAATGGCATCATCGAAGGCTGCTCGTTCGATGTGGGCGACGACGGCATCTGCATCAAATCGGGCCGCGACGAACAGGGGCGCAAGCGCGGCATGCCGACCGAGAATTTCATCATCCGCGATACCAAAGTATACCACGCGCACGGCGGCTTCGTGATCGGCTCGGAAATGTCGGGCGGGGCGCGCAATCTCTACGTCTCCAACTGCACGTTTATGGGCACCGACGTGGGCCTGCGCTTCAAGGCGGCTCGCGGACGCGGTGGGGTAGTGGAGAACATCTTTATCGATAACATCGACATGAAAGATATTGTAGGTCAGGCAATTATCTTTGACATGTACTACATGGCCAAAGACCCCGTGCCGCTGGCGGGCGAATCGACGGCGCCGCCTGTCATCAAGCCCGAGCCGTTGAACGAAGGCACGCCCCAGTTCCGACACATCGAAATCAAAAACGTCACCTGCAACGGCGCCGAAACCGGCATCATGGTGCGCGGCCTGCCCGAAATGCCCATCAAGGACATTTCCATCGAAAATGCGGTGTTACAGAGCAAAAAAGGCCTTTTATGCATCGAGGCCGAGAACATTCGCCTCAAGAATGTGACGCTGCTTTCTACGGAAACCAAGCCGGTGTTGGAAGTCCAGAACAGCAAAGACATTACCTTGGATAACATTCACTACACGCCTGGTGCCGAGCTGCTGATGCGCATCACCGGCGACCGCGCCAAGAACATCAAACTCGTGAACACCGACCGCTCGAAAGCTAAAAAAGAGCTGGAGCTGGGCGATAAAGTTTCCAAAAAAGTACTGAGCCTACGCTAG